Proteins encoded within one genomic window of Alteribacter populi:
- a CDS encoding class I SAM-dependent DNA methyltransferase encodes MGREFVDLFDRWADSYDDTVHGVDDEYREVFSSYDAILQAVANGASGNVVEFGVGTGNLTQELKAKGLHVTGVEPSAKMREIAREKHPDVSIIEGDFLDHPPIETGVDTFVSTYAFHHLTDEEKKTAAGHFFTALNPSGKVVFADTMFIDETAKQRMINQALKNQYVNLAEDLKTEYYSTIPVLSEIFKEAGFEVGFVSMNSYVWLMTAVKE; translated from the coding sequence GTGGGACGTGAGTTTGTAGATTTATTTGATCGGTGGGCTGATTCATATGATGATACGGTTCATGGGGTTGATGATGAGTATAGAGAAGTATTTTCAAGTTATGATGCCATTTTGCAGGCTGTTGCGAATGGTGCGAGCGGTAATGTTGTTGAATTTGGTGTTGGTACGGGTAATTTAACACAAGAACTAAAGGCGAAGGGCCTCCATGTTACTGGGGTAGAGCCTTCAGCCAAAATGCGGGAGATCGCGAGGGAAAAACACCCGGATGTGTCGATCATCGAAGGAGATTTTCTCGATCATCCACCTATCGAAACCGGTGTGGATACCTTTGTTTCCACTTATGCTTTTCACCATCTAACAGATGAAGAAAAGAAAACTGCTGCCGGACACTTTTTTACCGCATTGAATCCTAGCGGGAAAGTCGTATTCGCTGATACAATGTTTATAGATGAAACCGCAAAACAACGAATGATTAACCAAGCATTGAAAAATCAATACGTGAACTTAGCTGAAGATTTAAAGACAGAATATTATTCAACCATTCCTGTTTTAAGCGAAATTTTTAAAGAAGCAGGCTTTGAAGTGGGATTTGTCTCGATGAACAGCTATGTTTGGCTTATGACTGCGGTGAAAGAATAG
- a CDS encoding VOC family protein → MVGVEIDMVVKDSLKALELYESIFDIERVEVSNFPRGENEVVFTLYDVHFHMLDENPEFHLIAPSPDDPKTSWVNVTVPDIKETYAKAMDLGCTEVQPVTEITDYGVSNAIFMDPFGYIWMLHQVHKEVSHEERIQLWEEKREK, encoded by the coding sequence ATGGTTGGAGTAGAAATTGATATGGTTGTGAAGGATAGCTTAAAAGCATTGGAATTATATGAAAGTATATTTGATATCGAGCGTGTGGAGGTTTCAAACTTTCCTCGTGGTGAAAATGAGGTAGTTTTTACCCTATACGACGTTCACTTTCATATGTTAGATGAAAACCCAGAATTCCATTTGATCGCACCAAGTCCTGACGACCCTAAAACTAGTTGGGTTAATGTTACTGTCCCAGACATTAAGGAGACCTATGCAAAGGCGATGGATTTAGGTTGTACAGAGGTGCAACCGGTGACTGAGATTACTGACTACGGAGTATCGAACGCCATATTCATGGACCCCTTTGGTTATATATGGATGCTGCATCAAGTACATAAAGAGGTTAGTCATGAAGAACGTATACAGCTTTGGGAGGAAAAAAGGGAGAAGTAA
- the nfsA gene encoding oxygen-insensitive NADPH nitroreductase — MNATIETLLNHRSIRKFTEKPLSQEQIETIVQSAQMASTSSFIQAYTIIGVKDPSKKTKLAALAGNQSYVEKNGHFFVFCADLHRHQVAGAMENTDVGESIESTEKFLVAAVDASLAAQNAVIAAESMGLGICYIGGIRNNVKEVGELLNLPEYVVPIFGLAVGEPAHESSPKPRLPLSHVYHEEEYNRDETAFKKDLDEYNETISAYYEKRTSGKRKDRWTEQIAGMLAEPKRLHMKGYLEEKGFLKR, encoded by the coding sequence ATGAACGCTACAATTGAAACTTTGCTCAATCACCGATCCATTCGGAAATTCACTGAAAAACCACTATCACAAGAACAAATTGAAACCATTGTCCAAAGTGCGCAAATGGCATCGACATCGAGTTTTATTCAAGCCTATACTATTATTGGTGTGAAAGATCCTTCGAAAAAAACAAAGCTTGCGGCACTTGCCGGGAATCAATCCTACGTTGAAAAAAACGGGCATTTCTTCGTCTTTTGCGCCGATCTTCACAGACATCAAGTGGCAGGTGCGATGGAGAACACTGATGTAGGAGAATCAATTGAAAGTACTGAAAAATTTCTCGTAGCTGCTGTGGACGCCTCCCTCGCTGCTCAAAACGCTGTCATTGCCGCCGAATCTATGGGCCTAGGCATCTGCTATATTGGTGGCATCCGAAATAATGTTAAAGAGGTGGGCGAGCTGTTAAACCTCCCTGAATATGTCGTGCCTATATTTGGCCTCGCTGTAGGGGAACCCGCACACGAGTCAAGCCCAAAACCACGTCTTCCCCTCTCCCACGTCTACCATGAAGAAGAGTATAACCGTGATGAGACGGCATTTAAAAAGGATCTTGATGAGTATAACGAAACGATCTCTGCTTATTATGAAAAACGGACATCCGGAAAGCGAAAAGACCGCTGGACCGAACAGATAGCCGGCATGTTAGCTGAACCGAAGCGTCTGCATATGAAAGGTTATTTGGAGGAGAAAGGGTTTTTAAAGCGTTAA
- the dapD gene encoding 2,3,4,5-tetrahydropyridine-2,6-dicarboxylate N-acetyltransferase, protein MKMMDANEIIQFISNSEKSTPVKVHIKGSDLEAVDFGENTKTFIQGNTGVLFGEWKDIENALNENKDQIEDYVVENDRRNSAIPMLDMKNIKARIEPGAIIRDQVEIGEGAVIMMGASINIGSVVGEGTMIDMNVVMGGRATVGKNCHIGAGTVLAGVIEPPSAKPVVVEDGVVVGANAVILEGVTVGEGSVVAAGAIVTEDVPPNTVVAGTPARVIKKIDEQTKGKTEIKQELRKLNDE, encoded by the coding sequence ATGAAAATGATGGATGCAAATGAGATTATCCAATTTATCTCAAATAGTGAAAAATCAACGCCGGTAAAGGTACATATTAAAGGGAGTGACCTTGAAGCGGTGGATTTCGGTGAAAATACTAAGACGTTTATTCAAGGAAACACTGGCGTTCTTTTCGGAGAATGGAAAGACATCGAGAACGCGTTAAATGAAAACAAAGACCAGATAGAGGATTATGTGGTGGAAAACGACCGTCGTAACTCTGCGATTCCTATGCTCGATATGAAAAATATTAAAGCACGTATTGAGCCAGGCGCGATCATTCGTGACCAAGTTGAAATCGGTGAAGGCGCGGTTATTATGATGGGAGCATCTATCAACATCGGTTCTGTTGTCGGTGAAGGAACGATGATCGATATGAACGTTGTAATGGGTGGTCGTGCAACTGTCGGGAAAAACTGCCACATTGGTGCAGGTACTGTCCTCGCGGGTGTTATTGAGCCGCCATCTGCTAAGCCCGTCGTAGTAGAAGACGGCGTCGTTGTAGGCGCAAACGCAGTTATTCTCGAAGGTGTAACAGTTGGGGAAGGTTCCGTCGTTGCGGCTGGCGCGATTGTAACTGAAGACGTGCCTCCAAACACAGTTGTTGCAGGTACTCCAGCTCGAGTGATTAAAAAAATTGACGAGCAAACAAAAGGAAAAACGGAAATCAAGCAAGAGCTTCGTAAATTAAACGACGAGTAA
- a CDS encoding PH domain-containing protein produces MRFEIQKNHWAFLSLIACTLIAPMFFFFAETFTDKMVLAVVFLGLDLPFFILFVWVYARTYLLINNQNLTAYFGPFVYRVPLADIRSLEVVRKKWWKTNIQPPAISFRQIHLTYGRYGVIKVSAPKDEEAFIQELKRRTPLS; encoded by the coding sequence ATGCGATTTGAGATTCAGAAAAACCACTGGGCTTTTTTGTCGTTGATTGCCTGTACGCTTATCGCTCCAATGTTTTTCTTTTTTGCAGAGACGTTCACAGACAAAATGGTTTTAGCTGTTGTGTTTTTAGGATTGGATCTGCCTTTTTTTATACTTTTTGTTTGGGTTTATGCTAGAACTTACTTGCTTATTAATAACCAAAATCTAACCGCTTATTTTGGCCCTTTTGTCTACCGGGTTCCTTTAGCTGATATTCGCTCTCTAGAAGTAGTGCGGAAGAAGTGGTGGAAGACGAATATTCAGCCCCCAGCTATTTCGTTTCGACAAATTCATCTTACGTACGGTCGGTACGGGGTAATAAAGGTCTCGGCACCTAAAGACGAAGAGGCGTTTATTCAGGAACTAAAGCGACGCACGCCCCTGAGTTGA
- a CDS encoding potassium channel family protein — protein sequence MKKQFAVIGLGRFGTSVCKELFRMNHDVLAIDRDEDRIKDLKDFSTHTIVADATDEKMLTNTGIRNFDNVIVAIGEDIQASILCTLILKDFEIKQVWVKAQNEYHHKVLDKIGADKIFHPEQDMGLRIAEFLTSEKVIDYIDLSDEYSIVETLATKKVEGRSLADLDIRAKYGCTIMAIKQKNKVDVTPHPEDTLNKGDLLVVIGHKNDLRRFQNEAL from the coding sequence ATGAAAAAACAATTTGCTGTTATTGGACTCGGGCGATTCGGTACTAGTGTTTGTAAAGAACTGTTTCGTATGAATCACGACGTTCTTGCCATCGATCGTGACGAAGACCGAATCAAAGACCTAAAAGATTTTTCCACGCATACGATTGTCGCTGATGCTACAGATGAAAAAATGTTAACCAACACTGGCATTCGTAATTTTGATAACGTGATAGTCGCCATTGGTGAAGATATCCAAGCAAGTATTCTTTGTACTTTAATATTAAAGGATTTTGAGATAAAACAAGTGTGGGTGAAAGCACAAAATGAATACCACCATAAAGTGTTAGATAAGATCGGTGCCGATAAAATTTTCCACCCCGAACAAGATATGGGTCTACGCATTGCTGAGTTTTTAACATCAGAAAAAGTGATTGACTACATCGACCTGTCAGATGAATACAGTATCGTTGAGACTTTGGCTACAAAAAAGGTTGAAGGAAGATCATTAGCTGACCTCGATATACGTGCGAAATACGGCTGTACCATTATGGCCATCAAGCAAAAAAACAAAGTGGACGTGACTCCCCACCCAGAAGATACGCTAAACAAAGGTGACTTACTCGTCGTCATCGGTCACAAAAATGACTTGCGCCGCTTTCAGAATGAAGCGCTATGA
- a CDS encoding ABC transporter ATP-binding protein, with protein sequence MYAVEVSDVLKRFANGSGMNVIFEDLNFRVSEGELVIVRGTRGSGKSTLLNMIAAMTPPNKGSVKVFGQNLLTLRKRPEWRMENIGFITDDCCLMPYLTPKQNLLLGIPTDSPKYEEIEKQTEALLINLGLCYETMNENVEGLDVKEQILATIGRIFMTKPKLVLADEPTKALDGYQGMEVLERLIHFAKNSGTTVIIVSNDQQLIDHADRTMKVENGKIVTLEPPEPVQ encoded by the coding sequence ATGTACGCAGTTGAAGTGAGTGATGTGTTAAAACGATTTGCAAATGGCTCAGGTATGAATGTCATTTTTGAGGATTTAAACTTTCGTGTATCTGAAGGTGAACTCGTCATTGTCAGAGGGACAAGGGGGTCTGGAAAATCCACGCTCTTGAATATGATCGCAGCAATGACACCACCAAACAAAGGGTCCGTTAAAGTGTTCGGCCAAAACCTTCTGACTCTACGAAAAAGACCGGAATGGCGAATGGAAAACATCGGATTTATTACGGATGATTGTTGTTTAATGCCCTATTTAACCCCAAAGCAAAACCTTTTACTCGGCATTCCAACCGACAGCCCCAAATATGAAGAGATCGAGAAACAAACAGAAGCACTCCTTATAAATTTAGGGTTATGTTATGAAACGATGAATGAAAACGTTGAAGGCTTGGACGTCAAAGAACAGATACTTGCGACGATTGGACGCATCTTCATGACAAAACCTAAACTCGTTTTAGCTGATGAACCGACGAAGGCTCTAGATGGTTACCAAGGAATGGAGGTACTAGAGCGACTGATTCACTTTGCCAAAAACAGTGGTACTACGGTGATTATCGTCAGTAATGATCAACAATTAATTGACCACGCTGATCGGACTATGAAAGTAGAAAACGGTAAAATCGTCACTCTCGAACCACCAGAACCTGTGCAATAA
- a CDS encoding YppG family protein, translating to MYFRQFHWPPAQQQWPPQQMSGYQHPYYHPAFPTSQQQFPGYPPPQHNPYPWGNGQQMGAVHGHYNYGGFPPYGGGGYNQPYSPPMSGMLANFQTKDGKFDFNKAFTTVDQVMKTANQISPLMKQVGSLFTQFTP from the coding sequence ATGTATTTTCGACAATTTCACTGGCCTCCAGCTCAGCAGCAATGGCCTCCACAACAAATGAGTGGCTACCAGCACCCCTATTATCATCCAGCTTTTCCAACATCCCAACAACAATTCCCAGGGTATCCACCTCCTCAACACAACCCTTATCCTTGGGGGAATGGACAACAAATGGGGGCTGTTCACGGTCACTATAACTATGGAGGGTTTCCCCCATACGGCGGCGGAGGCTACAACCAGCCGTATTCTCCTCCGATGAGTGGCATGTTAGCAAATTTTCAAACAAAGGATGGAAAATTTGACTTTAACAAAGCATTTACGACAGTCGACCAAGTCATGAAAACAGCCAATCAAATTAGCCCATTAATGAAACAAGTCGGAAGCTTATTTACTCAATTTACACCTTAG
- a CDS encoding mechanosensitive ion channel family protein, whose translation MNEENEPIIETEVVVDTVTGISLQDYGIALAIFVLFLVFRKLFTRYLFKLIVRLVNKSPTDLFYNILLAYEKPLRAFFAFIGIFASLTYLPLPEEFNEVMMDVFRTIIIVLIAWGLYNMSAASSKLFTRIGRKMDIELDEILLPFLSKLLRFAIVAMTISIIASEWGYDVSGFVAGLGLGGLAFALAAQNTISNFFGGVVIITEKPFTIGDWISSPSVEGVVEDITFRSTKIRTFAHSLVTVPNSTLANEPIQNWSQMGKRQITFKLGVTYSTSRQQLETCVKRIKHLLHNHEEVDQELIMVRFDEFSDSSLNIFLYFFTKTTDWEEHLEAKENINLEIMKILEEEGVQVAFPSRSLYFENDEGKSKGEKIDYTDD comes from the coding sequence ATGAATGAAGAAAATGAACCAATAATTGAAACTGAGGTGGTCGTGGATACTGTCACGGGCATTTCACTTCAAGATTACGGCATAGCCCTCGCTATTTTTGTATTGTTTTTAGTATTCCGCAAACTGTTTACGAGGTATTTATTTAAGCTTATTGTTCGATTAGTGAATAAATCGCCTACAGATCTTTTTTATAATATCCTACTAGCTTATGAAAAGCCATTACGTGCATTCTTTGCTTTTATAGGAATTTTCGCTTCTCTCACTTATTTACCGCTTCCAGAAGAGTTTAATGAGGTGATGATGGACGTCTTCCGGACGATTATTATTGTCCTCATCGCTTGGGGACTTTACAACATGTCGGCAGCATCGTCTAAGCTTTTTACAAGAATCGGGCGGAAAATGGATATTGAATTAGACGAGATTCTCCTCCCTTTTTTATCGAAACTTCTTCGCTTTGCTATTGTTGCAATGACAATCAGTATTATCGCAAGTGAGTGGGGTTATGACGTCAGTGGTTTTGTTGCAGGTCTTGGGTTAGGCGGACTCGCCTTTGCCTTAGCTGCTCAAAATACGATTAGCAACTTTTTTGGTGGCGTTGTGATTATAACGGAAAAGCCGTTCACTATTGGTGATTGGATTAGTTCACCGAGTGTGGAAGGCGTCGTAGAAGATATTACCTTTAGAAGTACAAAGATACGGACGTTCGCACACTCCCTTGTAACTGTGCCGAACTCTACGCTTGCTAATGAGCCGATCCAGAACTGGTCGCAAATGGGGAAACGGCAAATTACCTTCAAGCTGGGAGTTACCTATTCTACATCGAGACAGCAGCTTGAAACGTGTGTAAAACGAATTAAGCACTTGCTGCACAATCATGAAGAAGTCGACCAAGAACTTATTATGGTCCGTTTCGATGAATTTTCTGATAGCAGCTTAAATATTTTTCTTTATTTCTTTACAAAAACGACAGATTGGGAAGAGCATCTTGAGGCGAAAGAAAATATTAATTTAGAAATCATGAAAATTCTTGAAGAAGAAGGGGTTCAGGTCGCCTTTCCATCGCGAAGTCTTTATTTCGAAAACGACGAGGGAAAAAGTAAAGGTGAAAAAATCGATTATACAGATGATTAA
- a CDS encoding Hsp20/alpha crystallin family protein has product MEDFKKNQKQRKPIHEQPFGDILNTIDGFFQETVRQISLPRSIQVFEYETKREYIIEAELPGVKKNQLSIDIYHNYIQISVEDYEYNEAKNKRKDYVSQTRKFQRAERVVALPFYVNEKEVKATFKDGLLVIRIPNRRKRIDVE; this is encoded by the coding sequence ATGGAGGATTTTAAAAAAAATCAAAAGCAACGAAAACCAATTCATGAGCAGCCTTTTGGAGATATTTTAAATACGATCGACGGCTTTTTTCAAGAAACTGTTCGACAAATAAGCTTACCACGGTCCATTCAGGTCTTTGAATACGAAACAAAAAGAGAGTACATTATCGAAGCAGAGCTCCCAGGGGTTAAAAAAAATCAATTATCTATTGATATTTACCACAATTACATTCAAATTTCTGTTGAGGATTATGAATATAACGAAGCAAAAAACAAGAGGAAAGATTATGTTTCTCAAACTCGGAAGTTCCAGCGTGCGGAGAGGGTTGTAGCTCTCCCCTTTTACGTAAATGAAAAAGAAGTCAAAGCTACTTTCAAAGACGGGTTGTTAGTCATTCGAATTCCAAACCGGCGAAAACGAATCGACGTAGAATAA
- a CDS encoding S-ribosylhomocysteine lyase has protein sequence MTKKMNVESFNLDHTKVAAPYIRLAGTTEGANGDTIYKYDIRFSQPNKEHMDMPGLHSLEHMMAEFSRNHHQQIVDISPMGCQTGFYLSVINDESYEAILELVEKTLKDVLVANEVPACNEVQCGWAASHSLEGAKNIAETMLSKKDAWTTVFAENGK, from the coding sequence ATGACAAAGAAAATGAACGTAGAAAGCTTTAACCTTGACCATACGAAAGTCGCTGCCCCATACATTCGCCTAGCCGGCACTACCGAAGGCGCAAACGGTGACACGATTTACAAATACGACATCCGTTTTTCTCAGCCAAATAAAGAGCATATGGATATGCCAGGCCTACACTCCCTGGAGCATATGATGGCAGAGTTCAGCCGTAACCACCATCAGCAAATCGTTGATATTTCCCCAATGGGATGCCAAACAGGCTTTTACCTTTCTGTCATTAATGACGAAAGCTATGAAGCGATTTTAGAACTCGTTGAAAAGACGTTAAAAGACGTCTTAGTCGCAAACGAAGTACCTGCATGCAACGAAGTCCAATGTGGTTGGGCTGCTTCTCACTCCCTTGAAGGCGCAAAAAACATTGCCGAAACCATGCTTTCCAAAAAAGATGCGTGGACGACTGTTTTTGCTGAAAACGGCAAATAA